A genomic segment from Segniliparus rotundus DSM 44985 encodes:
- the yaaA gene encoding peroxide stress protein YaaA: MLVLLPPSETKAAGGDGAPLDLDALWLPELAAARRALLDALAGLSADVEATAGALGISAARAVGLAQVNAAVWSSPTLPALARYTGVLYDALDVASFTAAQRAKAETRLAVGSALFGVVRAGDQIPNYRLSAGSKLPGFGALAAHWKPVLEPALKDQESGLVVDLRSGGYRQLGKAAGAVTATVVTERPDFSRSVVSHDNKHHKGLLARALAISRAEPADLEGVAAVARKAGLRVETPSATELVIVT, encoded by the coding sequence GTGCTGGTCCTTCTTCCCCCTTCGGAGACCAAGGCCGCCGGCGGCGACGGAGCCCCGTTGGATCTCGACGCGTTGTGGCTGCCCGAGCTCGCCGCTGCCCGACGGGCGCTGTTGGACGCGCTGGCCGGCCTCTCCGCAGATGTCGAGGCCACCGCTGGCGCGCTCGGGATCAGCGCCGCCCGCGCTGTGGGGCTGGCGCAGGTCAACGCCGCTGTGTGGTCGAGTCCGACGCTTCCTGCGCTGGCCAGGTACACCGGCGTGCTGTACGACGCGCTCGACGTGGCCTCGTTCACCGCCGCGCAGCGGGCGAAAGCCGAGACGCGTCTGGCTGTGGGATCGGCGCTGTTCGGCGTGGTCCGCGCCGGTGACCAGATTCCGAACTACCGGCTTTCGGCTGGTTCCAAGCTCCCCGGCTTCGGCGCTCTCGCCGCGCACTGGAAGCCAGTGCTCGAACCTGCGCTCAAGGACCAAGAATCGGGCCTTGTGGTGGATTTGCGCTCGGGCGGCTACCGCCAGCTCGGCAAGGCAGCCGGGGCGGTCACCGCGACTGTGGTGACCGAGCGCCCGGACTTCTCGCGCAGCGTGGTGAGCCATGACAACAAACACCACAAAGGCCTGTTGGCCAGGGCCTTGGCGATTTCCCGGGCTGAACCGGCCGACCTTGAAGGCGTGGCCGCTGTCGCCCGCAAAGCGGGTTTGCGGGTGGAGACTCCGTCCGCGACGGAGCTGGTGATCGTCACCTGA
- the thiD gene encoding bifunctional hydroxymethylpyrimidine kinase/phosphomethylpyrimidine kinase: MPTPSLEPGQLQPGQTPPRVLTIAGSDSGGGAGLQADLRTFALAGCHGMTAVTAVTVQNTLGVSGVAEIPAETVGAQIRSVAGDIGVQAAKTGMLASGPVVSAVVSACAEAGIGGGGVPFVVDPVCASMHGDPLLKPDALDVIRAELFPLATVVTPNLDEVRLLVGVEVTGRASAEEAARRLVGLGARWALVTGGHLRSDPQSVDILYDGESFLEFAKPRVPTENDHGGGDTLASSMTCALARGASVPEAVAFAKDWVTESLRWSYSIGGGHGPVNPLWRLG; encoded by the coding sequence GTGCCAACCCCCTCTCTCGAACCCGGCCAGCTCCAACCGGGGCAAACTCCGCCCAGAGTGCTCACCATCGCGGGCTCGGACTCCGGCGGCGGAGCCGGGCTGCAAGCCGACCTGCGCACCTTCGCGCTGGCCGGCTGCCACGGCATGACCGCGGTGACCGCGGTGACCGTGCAGAACACTCTCGGGGTGAGCGGCGTGGCCGAGATCCCGGCCGAGACCGTGGGAGCGCAAATCCGCTCCGTGGCGGGAGATATCGGCGTGCAGGCCGCGAAGACCGGCATGCTGGCCTCGGGCCCTGTCGTCTCAGCCGTCGTGTCGGCGTGCGCCGAGGCGGGCATCGGCGGCGGCGGGGTCCCCTTCGTCGTGGACCCGGTGTGCGCGTCCATGCACGGCGACCCCCTGCTCAAGCCGGACGCGCTGGATGTGATCCGCGCCGAGCTCTTCCCGCTCGCGACCGTGGTCACCCCCAATCTGGACGAAGTCCGCCTTCTGGTCGGCGTCGAGGTCACCGGCCGCGCGAGCGCGGAGGAGGCGGCGCGCAGGCTCGTCGGCCTCGGCGCGCGTTGGGCCTTGGTGACCGGCGGGCATCTGCGCTCGGACCCGCAAAGCGTCGACATCCTCTACGACGGGGAGTCGTTCCTGGAATTCGCGAAACCCCGTGTGCCGACCGAGAACGACCACGGCGGCGGCGACACCCTCGCCTCTTCGATGACATGCGCGCTGGCACGAGGGGCGAGCGTGCCCGAAGCCGTGGCCTTCGCGAAAGACTGGGTGACCGAATCGCTGCGCTGGTCCTACAGCATCGGCGGCGGGCACGGCCCGGTCAACCCGCTGTGGCGGCTGGGGTGA
- a CDS encoding cytochrome ubiquinol oxidase subunit I → MTALDVARWQFGITTVYHFLLVPLTIGLAPLIALMQTIWNITADERWYRATKFFGKLFLINFALGVATGIVQEFQFGLNWSEYSRFVGDVFGAPLALEGIVAFFMESTFLGLWIFGWDRLPRGAHLACAWMVALGTNASAYFIIAANSFMQHPVGVRYNPQKRRAELTSIWELLTNNTTLAAFPHTVAGSFLTAGTFVAGIGSWWLVREKSGRGQLLRPAVKLGLWTMVAAGAVLAVTGDVQGKLMFQQQPMKMASAESLCRTETDPDFSVLTTGTHNNCASISRVIEVPYALPYLAKGKFSGVTLAGVENLQQDDVEKYGPGNYRPNLFVAYWAFRAMIGWALGSAALALVGLWATRGGRTPPNKTWFRRLALWSLPTPFLANSAGWVFTEMGRQPWVVAPNPTGVREIHLTVQQAVSGHSAAAVAGSLVFFTLLYGFLAIVWFGLMRRYALEGPSEHDAHPPGDRAQADEDHAPKPLSFAY, encoded by the coding sequence ATGACCGCGCTCGACGTCGCCCGATGGCAATTCGGGATCACCACCGTCTACCACTTCCTCCTCGTCCCGCTGACCATCGGCCTCGCGCCGCTCATCGCCCTGATGCAGACGATCTGGAACATCACCGCAGACGAGCGCTGGTACCGGGCGACCAAATTCTTCGGCAAGCTCTTCCTCATCAACTTCGCCCTCGGCGTGGCGACGGGGATCGTGCAGGAATTCCAATTCGGGCTCAACTGGAGCGAATACTCGCGCTTCGTCGGGGACGTGTTCGGCGCGCCGTTGGCGCTGGAGGGGATCGTCGCGTTCTTCATGGAGTCCACGTTCTTGGGTCTGTGGATCTTCGGCTGGGACCGCCTGCCCCGTGGCGCGCACCTCGCCTGCGCCTGGATGGTCGCGCTCGGCACGAACGCCTCGGCGTACTTCATCATCGCCGCGAACTCCTTCATGCAGCACCCGGTCGGCGTGCGCTACAACCCGCAGAAGCGCCGGGCAGAGCTCACGAGCATTTGGGAGCTGCTCACGAACAACACGACCCTGGCCGCGTTCCCGCACACCGTCGCGGGCTCGTTCCTCACGGCTGGGACGTTCGTGGCGGGAATCGGTTCGTGGTGGCTGGTGCGGGAGAAGTCCGGCAGGGGGCAGTTGCTCCGCCCCGCCGTCAAGCTCGGCCTCTGGACCATGGTCGCCGCGGGCGCCGTGCTGGCGGTCACCGGCGACGTCCAAGGCAAGCTCATGTTCCAGCAGCAGCCTATGAAGATGGCCTCCGCCGAGTCCCTGTGCCGCACCGAGACCGACCCGGACTTCTCGGTGCTCACCACCGGCACGCACAACAACTGCGCTTCCATCTCTCGTGTCATCGAAGTCCCCTACGCCCTGCCGTACCTGGCGAAAGGCAAATTTTCCGGGGTCACGCTGGCGGGGGTGGAGAATCTGCAGCAGGACGACGTCGAGAAATACGGCCCAGGCAATTACCGGCCGAACCTCTTCGTCGCCTATTGGGCGTTCCGGGCGATGATCGGCTGGGCGCTCGGCTCGGCGGCGCTCGCGCTCGTCGGGCTCTGGGCCACCAGGGGAGGGCGCACGCCCCCGAACAAAACGTGGTTCCGCCGCCTCGCCCTGTGGTCGCTCCCGACGCCCTTCCTCGCGAACAGCGCAGGCTGGGTGTTCACCGAAATGGGCCGCCAGCCTTGGGTGGTGGCTCCGAACCCGACCGGCGTGCGCGAGATCCATCTGACCGTGCAGCAGGCCGTTTCCGGGCACTCGGCCGCAGCCGTCGCCGGGTCGTTGGTCTTCTTCACCCTCCTCTACGGCTTCCTCGCGATCGTGTGGTTCGGGCTCATGCGGCGTTACGCCCTCGAAGGCCCGTCGGAGCACGACGCCCATCCTCCTGGCGACCGCGCCCAAGCGGACGAGGATCATGCGCCCAAGCCCCTGAGCTTTGCCTACTGA